In Mustela lutreola isolate mMusLut2 chromosome 1, mMusLut2.pri, whole genome shotgun sequence, one genomic interval encodes:
- the RASSF10 gene encoding ras association domain-containing protein 10 has protein sequence MDPSEKKISVWICQEEKLVSGLSRRTTCSDVVRVLLEDGCRRPRRQRRGRRRGPASDSPGREELRELLDEDDEDDDEALPQGMLCGPPQCYCIVEKWRGFERILPNKTRILRLWAAWGDEQENVRFVLVRSEASLPNAGPRSAEARVVLSRERPCSARGVPARPSLAMTQEKQRRVVRKAFRKLAKLNRRRQQQPSSPCSSTSSSTASSCSSSPQAAESASVERMETLVHLVLSQDHTIRQQVQRLRELDREIDRYEAKVHLDRMRRHGVNYVQDTYLVGAGIEVDGPSPGEEPEAAAAPLDGEAQAAALEELARRCDDLLCLQEQRAQQEELLERLSAEIQEELNQRWMRRRQEELAAREEPLELDGSHDGELLLEQERVRTQLSTSLYIGLRLNTDLEAVKSDLDYSQQQWDTKERELQGLLQILHTLELTVAPDGTLGSGDPSRESRPQGRAEVWVDQARGLAKSCPGNDEDSDTGLSSMHSQDSDSVPVCESLV, from the coding sequence ATGGATCCTTCGGAGAAGAAGATATCCGTGTGGATCTGCCAGGAGGAGAAGCTGGTGTCTGGTCTCTCTCGCCGCACCACCTGCTCGGACGTGGTGCGGGTGCTGTTGGAGGACGGTTGCCGGCGGCCGCGGAGGCAGCGGCGGGGCCGGCGGCGGGGGCCGGCCAGCGACTCGCCAGGCCGGGAGGAGCTGCGGGAACTCCTGGACGAGGACGACGAGGACGACGATGAGGCGCTGCCGCAAGGCATGTTGTGCGGGCCCCCGCAGTGCTATTGCATCGTGGAGAAGTGGCGGGGCTTTGAGCGTATACTGCCCAACAAGACGCGCATCTTGCGTCTCTGGGCCGCCTGGGGCGACGAGCAAGAGAACGTGCGCTTCGTGCTGGTGCGCAGCGAGGCATCGCTACCCAACGCGGGCCCCCGCAGCGCCGAGGCGCGCGTCGTGCTCAGTCGTGAGCGCCCCTGCTCGGCCCGGGGGGTCCCGGCGCGGCCCAGCCTGGCCATGACCCAGGAGAAACAGCGGCGGGTGGTACGCAAGGCCTTCCGCAAGCTGGCCAAGCTCAACCGGCGGCGCCAGCAGCAGCCGTCGTCACCCTGTTCGTCCACGTCGTCGTCCACCGCCTCATCCTGTTCGTCTTCGCCGCAGGCCGCCGAGAGCGCATCCGTGGAGCGCATGGAGACGCTGGTGCATTTGGTGCTCTCCCAGGACCACACCATCCGCCAACAGGTGCAGCGGCTCCGGGAACTGGATCGCGAGATCGACCGCTATGAGGCCAAGGTGCACCTGGACCGCATGCGGCGACATGGAGTCAACTACGTGCAGGACACTTACTTGGTGGGCGCAGGCATCGAGGTGGACGGGCCCAGCCCGGGAGAGGAgccggaggcggcggcggctcccCTGGACGGCGAGGCGCAGGCGGCCGCGCTGGAGGAGCTGGCCCGGCGGTGCGACGACCTGCTGTGCCTGCAGGAGCAGCGAGCCCAGCAGGAGGAGTTGCTCGAGCGCCTCTCGGCCGAGATTCAGGAGGAGCTGAACCAGAGGTGGATGCGGAGGCGCCAGGAGGAGCTCGCGGCGCGGGAGGAGCCCCTGGAGCTTGACGGCAGCCACGACGGTGAGCTGCTGCTGGAGCAGGAGCGGGTCAGGACGCAGCTCAGCACCAGCCTCTACATCGGGCTCCGGCTCAACACGGACCTGGAGGCTGTCAAGTCGGATTTGGATTACAGCCAGCAGCAGTGGGACACCAAGGAGCGCGAGCTGCAGGGCCTTCTCCAGATTTTGCACACGTTGGAGCTGACGGTAGCGCCCGACGGGACTCTCGGCTCTGGGGATCCCTCCCGGGAATCCCGACCTCAGGGCCGCGCCGAGGTGTGGGTGGATCAGGCTCGCGGGCTGGCCAAGAGCTGTCCCGGCAACGACGAGGACTCGGATACCGGGCTGAGCTCTATGCACAGCCAGGACTCGGACTCGGTGCCAGTGTGCGAATCTCTTGTGTAA